CGGCCATAGCCAGACGGGACGAGCGGGTGACGGCGCGAATCACTGGGGCATTTCCTCAAACAGACTCTGCAATATACGCCAACATTCCGACTTTGCCGCAGGCTGACCGAGCAGCAGGCGCGGATGAAATGTGGCAAAGGCGGGCATAGTGCCGCCATCATGGTTAAAAATTGGTAAACGATGCTCATCCTGCGGCATCAGCGTGCGGATCGTGCGATCGCCTAGCAGCAACAGCCGCTGCGGTGCGGCAAGCATCACATGTGTGCGCATGCGCGCTGCAGCCATCGTCAGATCCGAAGCCTCGACCATGCCGCCCGGCGGGCGTGAGAAGAAAAGCGATGCGAGATGGATATCCGCCCGGGCGAGGCCGATGGCGCGCAGCATGGCGTCGAACAACTGTCCGGCCTTGTCCGCCAGCAGTCGCCCTGCACTCATATCGGCCGGATCGGGCATGTCAGTGACGACCATCAATGGTGCCTGCGCCGGTCCCGTGGGAAGAATCGGCGTTCCGGGCCAGCGACGCTCGGGCTGGGCGGCATCTTCGGCAAGCCA
This region of Sphingobium sp. EM0848 genomic DNA includes:
- a CDS encoding uracil-DNA glycosylase family protein; translated protein: MRGSLQKNTADLADAYLAWWNLAGVDCAIGETPTNWLRPAPAPVQASPAATETLPPLRPQSFDAFLAWLAEDAAQPERRWPGTPILPTGPAQAPLMVVTDMPDPADMSAGRLLADKAGQLFDAMLRAIGLARADIHLASLFFSRPPGGMVEASDLTMAAARMRTHVMLAAPQRLLLLGDRTIRTLMPQDEHRLPIFNHDGGTMPAFATFHPRLLLGQPAAKSECWRILQSLFEEMPQ